The Candidatus Micrarchaeia archaeon nucleotide sequence CTATCTTCATGTAGAACCTGCTCAAATCGTCCACCAGGAAGCGCCTGAGCGCCCTCACGCCTACGTTGGGCTGGTAGCCCTCGAAGGATTTATGATATTCTTTTAGCATGCTGTTCATCCTTGATATGAGCCACTTATCTTCCACGAAAAGCTCGGCCTGGTCTATCCTGGCTTTGGGATAAAATCTTTCCAGGAACACTCCCATATTCGCCAGTATGTCCAGGTCGCTGTGGGCCTCCTTCAGCTCGTTCCAGTTGAACCTGAGCTCCTCCCATATGGTGTTGCCCATACCCCAGAGCCTGAAGCTGTCGGCGCCGTACTTGCTGAGTATCTCCTCTATCGGGACGAAGTTCCCTACGCTCTTGCTCATCTTCTCCCCTTTCTCGTCAACGAAGAACCCGTGCATCATGAGCCTTTTGTACGGAATCCTGTCGTACCTGAGGAGCCCTGAGCCCAGGAGCGAGTAGAACCACCCTCTTATCTGGTCCTGGCCTTCCAGGATAAGCTCAGTCCTTTCTCCGAAAGCCTTGGCGTCCTTTTCGTCCATGCTCGCCCATACCGCGTTTCCGGAGTCGAACCACACGTCGAGCACGTCGCTCACCCTGTTCATCTCGTTCCCGCACTTGCAGGGCATGCGCACCTCGTCTATGTTCGGCCTGTGCAAATCCTTCAGCCCCTTCCCCTTGTCCGGAAGCTCGTCCCTTGAGCCGATAACCCTGATTTCGGAGCATTTTCCGCACTTCCATATCGGAAGCGGGATTCCCCAGTAGCGCTGCCTGCTTATGCACCAGTCCGGAGCCTGGGAAACGAATTCCAGGAACCTGTCCTTCGCGAAAGCCGGATACCATTCAACCGTCTCTATTTCCGTAGCCATGCGCTCCTTTAACTTTGAAATCGTGATGAACCACTGGTCTGTCGCCCTGAATATGAGAGGCGTCTTGCACCTCCAGCAGTGCGGGTAGCGGTGCTTTATCCTCTCCTCGTGGATGAGCGCCCCCTTCTCCTTCAGCATCTTTATTATGTCGCTGTTGGCTTCGCGCACGTTTTTTCCCGCGTACTTGCCCGCCTCGGCAGTGTAGTTCCCGGCTCCGTCCACAGGGCTGAAAACCTCTATCCCGAACCTTTTGCCCACTACGAAGTCCTCCTGCCCGTGGCCAG carries:
- a CDS encoding class I tRNA ligase family protein, which translates into the protein GHGQEDFVVGKRFGIEVFSPVDGAGNYTAEAGKYAGKNVREANSDIIKMLKEKGALIHEERIKHRYPHCWRCKTPLIFRATDQWFITISKLKERMATEIETVEWYPAFAKDRFLEFVSQAPDWCISRQRYWGIPLPIWKCGKCSEIRVIGSRDELPDKGKGLKDLHRPNIDEVRMPCKCGNEMNRVSDVLDVWFDSGNAVWASMDEKDAKAFGERTELILEGQDQIRGWFYSLLGSGLLRYDRIPYKRLMMHGFFVDEKGEKMSKSVGNFVPIEEILSKYGADSFRLWGMGNTIWEELRFNWNELKEAHSDLDILANMGVFLERFYPKARIDQAELFVEDKWLISRMNSMLKEYHKSFEGYQPNVGVRALRRFLVDDLSRFYMKIAKDRINKGENPEGALYAIYTSLLAALCAFAPVSPFISDYVYQRFFRKHEEAESIALVELRTHREAEMNTALEKRMALVSQIISCALEARQRTGIKLRWPVREILVKAPSNEVKSTVEELSEVLKRMLNAKEAIAVEKEPEGEYEGQDFEGGTVFVSKKLEQELYEEGVYNDVKRRVQQLRKELELVEKDKIALEVDAEKELEAIVKKYEAALAKETNAKSVGYGALDEEKAKVFEIDGRKMKLKAKKD